Proteins from a genomic interval of Rosa chinensis cultivar Old Blush chromosome 2, RchiOBHm-V2, whole genome shotgun sequence:
- the LOC112189044 gene encoding zinc finger protein CONSTANS-LIKE 2 has protein sequence MLLKEESNGAAAANSWARVCDTCRSAPCTVYCRADSAYLCSDCDATIHAANRVASRHERVWVCEACERAPAAFLCKADAASLCTACDADIHSANPLARRHQRVPILPISGFLHGPTATDPGRQIMVGAAPADTTEDGFLSQEGDEAMDEEDEDEAASWLLLNPVKNSNGNHTSNNNPNNNNNGFFFGVEVDEYLDFVEYNSSDQNQLSTTTASTDQHNQYGVPHKISYGGDSVVPVQYGEGKVNQMQMQQKHNFHQLGMEYESSKAAYGYDGSISHTVSVSSMDVGVVPDSTMSDMSISHPRTPKGTIDLFNGPTIQMPTQLSPMDREARVLRYREKKKTRKFEKTIRYASRKAYAETRPRIKGRFAKRTDIEVEVDQMFSTSLMGETGYGIVPSY, from the exons atgttGTTGAAGGAAGAGAGCAATGGCGCCGCGGCCGCGAACAGCTGGGCACGTGTTTGCGACACCTGCCGCTCCGCTCCCTGCACGGTCTATTGCCGTGCAGACTCGGCCTACTTATGTTCCGACTGCGACGCCACAATCCACGCGGCCAACCGCGTGGCTTCCCGCCACGAGCGCGTGTGGGTCTGCGAGGCCTGCGAGCGTGCGCCGGCCGCCTTTCTCTGTAAGGCCGACGCAGCCTCGCTCTGCACGGCCTGTGACGCAGACATCCACTCCGCCAACCCTTTGGCCCGTCGCCACCAGCGCGTCCCCATACTCCCCATCTCCGGCTTCCTCCACGGACCAACGGCCACGGACCCCGGCCGTCAGATAATGGTTGGGGCTGCTCCGGCGGATACCACCGAGGACGGGTTCCTGAGCCAGGAAGGAGATGAGGCCATGgacgaagaagatgaagatgaggcTGCGTCCTGGCTGCTGCTGAATCCGGTGAAGAACAGCAACGGCAACCATACCAGTAACAACAATCCAAATAATAACAACAACGGATTCTTCTTCGGAGTGGAGGTTGATGAGTACTTGGATTTTGTGGAGTACAACTCATCTGATCAGAACCAGCTCAGTACGACTACTGCTAGTACTGACCAGCATAACCAGTATGGTGTGCCGCACAAGATCAGTTATGGAGGTGATAGTGTTGTACCAGTTCAGTATGGAGAAGGTAAAGTAAACCAGATGCAGATGCAGCAGAAGCATAATTTTCATCAGTTGGGGATGgaatatgagtcctcaaaagcTGCTTATGGTTATGATGGTTCAATTTCTCACACT GTTTCTGTTTCATCCATGGATGTTGGTGTGGTACCAGACTCAACAATGAGCGATATGTCAATCTCTCACCCAAGAACACCGAAAGGAACAATAGACCTTTTCAATGGACCTACAATTCAGATGCCAACCCAACTAAGCCCAATGGACAGGGAGGCCAGGGTCCTCAGatacagagagaaaaagaagacgAGGAAGTTTGAGAAAACAATCCGGTATGCCTCAAGGAAGGCCTATGCAGAGACCAGACCCCGGATCAAGGGCCGGTTTGCAAAGCGAACAGACATCGAAGTTGAAGTGGATCAGATGTTCTCCACATCTCTTATGGGAGAAACTGGATACGGCATTGTCCCTTCGTACTAA